From Campylobacter concisus, a single genomic window includes:
- a CDS encoding ATP-binding protein, with product MEKEIFYVDSEIYELTTLWTLRAIFNLGGERELLRSGCDDVLDFLGIESKEPKEEEIQNLKNRFEILEKSQISCGLKDLEHNLNLLQENLGLNSTERDILRFVAIMYNYEVISNACSLLGDLNNIQATKAISKILNLRFGDVQKAFKKDGIFAKTSIVKLENNVHNLKYKIDVINNNFMCDLFVKCESMDEIFESSIKPCSKTNLTTKNYPHIKEDVKILLSFLKNAVRKKQKGVNVLLYGSAGTGKTELSKVIASELNLKLYEVAYDDEYGYATEDRRLRSYCLAQNVLSAGSNLLMYDEAEDIFNTNNDEKRQYGKAFINRSLETNELPTIWITNNIYCMDEAVVRRFNLAIEIGIPTEDVRAKIIKKYSENLIDNKLVKKLAKNQFVAPAVVSNASLVVSNLNTKDKNKAFERVISNTLKAQGYDEIEKDEKPSADLPSSYDPNFVNSDCDLNELIQGIKESKSARICLYGVPGTGKSAYTKFIAKSLKKPIIIKKGSDLLSMFVGGTEKNIALAFKEAKDKKAVLVFDEVDSFLQDRSMAARSWEVTQVNEMLVQMESFDGIFIATTNLIDNLDKACLRRFDLKLEFGYLLPDQAQNLFKKECALLKVKFDENASKKVSSLGLLAPGDFASVRRQAKFRPIKNGDDFCHRLELEVALKNEEKSVKIGF from the coding sequence GTGGAAAAAGAGATTTTTTACGTAGATAGCGAGATATATGAGCTTACGACACTTTGGACACTTCGTGCTATTTTTAATCTTGGAGGAGAAAGAGAGTTACTAAGAAGCGGATGTGACGATGTTTTAGATTTTTTGGGTATCGAGTCAAAAGAGCCCAAAGAAGAAGAGATTCAAAATCTTAAAAACAGATTTGAAATTCTTGAAAAAAGTCAAATTTCATGCGGACTAAAAGATCTTGAACACAATCTAAATTTACTTCAAGAAAATTTAGGTCTAAATAGTACCGAGAGAGATATTTTGAGATTTGTTGCGATCATGTACAACTACGAAGTGATATCTAATGCTTGCAGTTTACTAGGAGATCTAAACAACATACAAGCCACAAAAGCCATCTCAAAGATACTAAATTTACGTTTCGGCGATGTTCAAAAAGCCTTTAAAAAAGATGGAATCTTTGCCAAGACTTCGATTGTAAAACTAGAAAATAATGTGCATAACCTAAAATATAAAATCGATGTCATAAATAATAACTTTATGTGCGATTTGTTTGTTAAATGTGAAAGCATGGATGAGATATTTGAAAGCTCGATAAAGCCGTGTAGTAAGACAAATTTGACAACAAAAAACTATCCTCATATAAAAGAAGATGTGAAAATTTTGCTCTCGTTTCTAAAAAATGCCGTTAGAAAAAAGCAAAAAGGAGTAAATGTGCTTCTATACGGCTCAGCAGGGACTGGTAAAACTGAGCTTAGTAAAGTGATAGCCAGTGAGCTAAATTTAAAGCTTTATGAAGTAGCTTATGATGACGAGTACGGATATGCGACTGAGGATCGAAGGCTAAGGTCATATTGCCTTGCACAAAACGTATTGTCTGCTGGATCAAATTTGCTCATGTATGACGAAGCAGAGGATATATTTAACACAAATAATGACGAAAAACGACAGTATGGTAAAGCTTTTATCAACAGATCTCTTGAGACTAACGAGCTGCCTACTATCTGGATAACCAACAATATCTACTGTATGGATGAAGCTGTAGTTAGAAGGTTTAACCTAGCCATAGAGATAGGCATACCAACTGAAGATGTAAGAGCAAAGATCATAAAAAAATATAGTGAAAATTTGATAGACAATAAGCTCGTAAAAAAGCTAGCTAAAAATCAGTTTGTAGCCCCAGCAGTCGTTAGTAACGCTAGCTTAGTCGTTTCAAATTTAAACACAAAAGATAAAAATAAAGCTTTTGAGCGAGTGATAAGCAACACTCTAAAAGCACAAGGCTACGATGAGATAGAAAAAGATGAAAAGCCAAGCGCTGATCTGCCAAGTAGCTATGATCCAAATTTCGTAAACTCGGACTGCGATCTAAACGAGCTAATACAAGGCATAAAAGAAAGCAAAAGTGCAAGGATATGCCTTTATGGCGTGCCTGGAACTGGCAAAAGCGCTTACACTAAATTTATCGCTAAAAGCCTTAAAAAGCCGATCATCATCAAAAAAGGAAGCGATCTTTTGTCTATGTTTGTAGGAGGAACTGAGAAAAATATAGCTCTAGCCTTCAAAGAAGCCAAAGATAAAAAAGCGGTGCTAGTCTTTGACGAAGTGGATAGCTTTTTGCAAGATAGAAGCATGGCTGCAAGAAGCTGGGAAGTAACTCAAGTGAATGAGATGTTAGTGCAGATGGAGAGCTTTGATGGTATCTTTATCGCCACGACAAATTTGATAGATAATCTTGATAAAGCTTGTCTTAGAAGATTTGATCTAAAGCTTGAGTTTGGATATTTATTGCCAGATCAAGCGCAAAATTTATTTAAAAAAGAGTGCGCGCTGTTAAAAGTAAAATTTGACGAAAATGCAAGCAAAAAGGTCTCAAGCCTTGGCTTGCTAGCGCCTGGAGACTTTGCTAGTGTGAGAAGACAAGCTAAATTTAGACCTATAAAAAATGGCGATGACTTTTGCCATAGACTTGAGCTTGAAGTCGCACTAAAAAATGAAGAAAAGAGTGTTAAGATAGGGTTTTAG
- a CDS encoding tyrosine-type recombinase/integrase: protein MQYLVKRNGIYYFRVAIPLYLRPYFGNKTEYITSFLTKRFDTAKNRAKIYSIIFNAIKKAWKMNLSSELIEHLVLMLLKAKEAKSIKEHDMLGRYINLDGLLSLNLFLKQSLKEDSLPSVISKEVDDICKKLSCTDSHTKKLLGKRVLEATIDNINHISYKMCKNQKLLNNKQQTFVPLGKKHKSANLDNNTKDEIAKGVKEANIDSYQDDIETLKKQNLVLPFTKKSLKHSICELRNSINELAKQKGALTQNDILRIFGCELSPDGDNELSDDLKFGYGNLDDPTFGGQVKLYKADKYEDKGIVLSDIEAKDLAIDDTSDTSGMTFNEAINFFQKLFSNRARSFKSNLALTTKSESKADMVTLKSAFENYVSNTSISNNWSDSTFGLVRHVGRLISMKFGDELDIKKIKRDDLLNFRNVLLQLPTKLSQNSLYKDKSLDEIMALAKDRPKISKSTIKKYIVRVSEFFKYCYDSDCYDSDYMDKNPAIDLQISINQDDVTNKNPYEDSDVNALLDIVSKIRSSGDTKSQRISKDELFFVTHIAAYSGMRLNEIIQLNTDDIVEKYNIVCFSLNTKIDVKTGKSKTLKTRNSIRIVPIHSKLNSIGLFEFIESKKKLARKCGKAVRLFSCDNKDFSEYFRKKINTKVIKDSDKTRTFHSFRHTFINKLIQSGQRVEYIAALVGHEQQYKITMNTYGEPVTPKILKDLVEEVNFYQGEEG from the coding sequence ATGCAATATCTAGTCAAACGAAATGGTATATACTACTTTAGAGTAGCTATCCCACTATATCTGAGACCTTATTTTGGTAATAAAACCGAATATATAACCTCCTTCCTCACAAAACGCTTTGATACAGCAAAAAATCGTGCTAAGATCTACTCTATAATTTTTAACGCGATCAAAAAGGCATGGAAGATGAATTTGAGCAGCGAACTTATAGAGCACTTGGTGCTTATGCTTTTAAAAGCCAAAGAGGCCAAAAGTATCAAAGAGCATGATATGCTTGGCAGATATATAAATTTAGATGGACTACTATCACTAAATTTGTTTTTAAAACAGAGTTTAAAAGAAGATAGCTTGCCCAGCGTCATATCAAAAGAAGTTGATGATATCTGCAAAAAGCTATCTTGCACTGACTCTCACACCAAAAAGCTTCTTGGCAAAAGAGTGCTTGAGGCAACGATAGATAACATAAATCACATATCATATAAGATGTGCAAAAACCAAAAACTACTAAATAATAAGCAACAGACATTTGTACCACTTGGTAAAAAGCACAAGAGTGCAAATTTAGATAATAATACTAAAGACGAGATAGCAAAAGGCGTTAAAGAGGCTAACATAGATAGCTATCAAGATGACATAGAGACTTTAAAAAAGCAGAATTTGGTGCTGCCTTTTACTAAAAAGTCCTTAAAGCACTCTATTTGTGAGCTAAGAAATTCTATAAATGAGCTAGCCAAGCAAAAAGGCGCACTCACACAAAACGATATCCTAAGAATATTTGGTTGTGAGTTATCACCAGATGGAGACAATGAGCTAAGTGATGATCTAAAATTTGGGTATGGAAATTTAGATGATCCTACCTTTGGTGGTCAGGTAAAGCTATACAAGGCAGATAAATATGAAGATAAGGGCATAGTTTTAAGTGACATTGAGGCTAAAGACCTTGCGATAGATGATACAAGTGATACTAGTGGCATGACTTTCAATGAAGCTATAAATTTCTTTCAAAAGCTCTTCTCAAATAGAGCTAGAAGCTTTAAATCCAATCTAGCATTAACTACCAAAAGCGAGAGCAAAGCTGACATGGTCACACTAAAGAGTGCATTTGAAAACTATGTATCAAACACGAGTATTTCAAACAACTGGAGTGATAGCACATTTGGTCTTGTTAGACATGTAGGACGGCTAATATCTATGAAATTTGGCGATGAGCTAGATATCAAAAAGATAAAAAGAGATGACTTGCTAAATTTTAGAAATGTCTTACTACAACTACCAACCAAACTCTCTCAAAATAGTCTCTATAAAGATAAAAGCCTAGATGAGATCATGGCTTTAGCAAAAGATAGACCAAAAATTTCTAAATCAACCATCAAGAAGTATATTGTTAGAGTTAGTGAGTTTTTTAAATACTGCTACGATAGTGACTGCTACGATAGTGACTATATGGATAAGAATCCAGCTATAGATCTGCAAATAAGTATAAACCAAGATGACGTTACAAACAAAAACCCTTATGAAGATAGTGACGTAAACGCACTTTTGGATATTGTTAGTAAGATTAGATCAAGTGGTGATACTAAAAGTCAAAGGATTAGCAAAGATGAGCTATTTTTCGTTACTCATATAGCAGCTTATTCTGGCATGAGACTAAATGAGATAATCCAGCTAAACACAGATGACATAGTCGAAAAATATAACATAGTATGCTTTAGTTTAAATACAAAAATAGATGTAAAAACTGGTAAGAGCAAGACTTTAAAGACTAGAAACTCCATAAGGATAGTTCCTATCCACTCTAAGCTAAATAGCATTGGGCTATTTGAATTTATAGAGAGTAAAAAGAAGCTAGCTAGGAAATGCGGCAAAGCAGTTAGGCTATTTAGTTGTGATAATAAAGACTTCTCTGAGTATTTTAGAAAGAAAATCAATACTAAAGTTATAAAAGATAGTGATAAAACAAGGACGTTTCACTCATTTAGACACACTTTCATAAACAAGCTCATTCAAAGTGGCCAAAGGGTTGAGTATATAGCTGCTCTTGTAGGACACGAGCAACAATACAAGATCACCATGAATACTTATGGGGAGCCAGTAACTCCAAAAATTCTAAAGGATCTAGTTGAGGAGGTAAATTTTTATCAAGGAGAGGAAGGGTGA
- the tssJ gene encoding type VI secretion system lipoprotein TssJ, whose translation MKKIFKFLSFLVFMLFLTGCAKDLIISNMPNSNLNYHGDNVPITIIAYKLRDVAKFKEASIIDLAERNGEILGYDKIDSIKTQIQPNTNRYAFTNVYPDEVPYVGILVLYADQSKTNIKAYKATKEIKEKNIVFEITKNGVNVLDASSSKIQASK comes from the coding sequence ATGAAAAAAATATTTAAATTTCTATCTTTTTTAGTATTTATGCTATTTCTTACAGGATGCGCAAAAGATCTTATTATAAGCAATATGCCAAATTCAAATTTGAACTATCATGGCGATAATGTTCCTATAACTATCATAGCTTATAAATTAAGAGATGTGGCTAAATTTAAAGAAGCTAGCATTATCGATCTAGCCGAGAGAAATGGTGAAATACTAGGTTATGACAAGATTGACTCTATAAAAACACAAATTCAGCCAAATACAAATAGATATGCTTTTACAAATGTATATCCTGACGAGGTTCCGTATGTCGGTATTTTGGTACTTTATGCTGATCAGAGCAAGACAAATATCAAGGCTTACAAAGCAACAAAAGAGATAAAAGAAAAAAATATAGTTTTTGAAATAACAAAAAATGGCGTAAATGTTTTAGACGCTAGTAGCTCTAAAATACAAGCAAGCAAATAA
- the tssK gene encoding type VI secretion system baseplate subunit TssK: MSEKLKVVWYNGMNVDKVHFEQQERYFERNLNLKTISSFSNLYGVLDLEISSDLLLQGKIGLTKISCISQDGTIFNAPDQDELPEPLEISPSELNSAIIVLKLPISSGLVDISLQNNLPNLKFTAKQSLISSRVHDEASNDILNELDDKDDFELSSAFTQDKENIILASQRSSLGVFGSKMPYELSIPICKIKNIDLNKQITLDEKFIPTCIDISKNTFITNFIEELSFATKQHQESYFGLLGGIDQSKNRLDFSTYLTLNMLKKWHLIFSYLLKKDKFHPEYLYEKLVDFQADLLALSHDNSFSEFIAYDHNNLTQTFVPLINNLRLLFSHILSPKYIMAQIVKNNHGFYDCIFDNPSIIENSEIYFAIHSDTKNEYLLKNFKEQCKIHTQSNIKGIVSSQLRGINVEQISVVPSTLPKLNDYIYYKIDKKDEIFKSFANQNVISVYITANLPNADIKMWALL; encoded by the coding sequence ATGTCTGAAAAGCTAAAAGTCGTTTGGTATAACGGAATGAACGTCGATAAGGTTCATTTCGAGCAACAAGAAAGATATTTTGAGAGAAATTTAAACCTAAAAACCATCTCTTCTTTTTCAAATTTATATGGTGTTTTAGATTTAGAAATTTCAAGCGATCTTTTGCTTCAAGGTAAAATAGGGCTAACTAAAATTTCTTGTATCTCTCAAGATGGCACGATTTTTAACGCGCCAGATCAAGATGAATTACCAGAGCCACTTGAGATAAGTCCAAGTGAGCTAAACTCAGCCATTATAGTGTTAAAACTACCTATTAGCTCAGGTTTGGTCGATATTAGCTTGCAAAATAATTTACCAAACCTAAAATTTACAGCTAAGCAATCACTTATCAGCTCAAGAGTGCATGATGAAGCTAGCAATGATATATTAAACGAGCTAGACGATAAAGATGATTTTGAACTATCTTCTGCCTTTACACAAGATAAAGAAAATATAATCCTAGCGAGCCAAAGATCATCTCTTGGAGTATTTGGCTCAAAGATGCCTTACGAGCTTAGCATACCAATTTGTAAAATAAAAAATATAGACCTAAATAAGCAAATAACACTTGACGAAAAATTTATTCCAACTTGTATTGACATCAGTAAAAACACCTTTATAACAAATTTTATAGAGGAACTTAGCTTTGCTACAAAGCAACATCAAGAGAGTTATTTTGGGTTGCTAGGAGGTATTGATCAATCTAAAAATAGACTTGATTTTTCAACGTATTTAACACTAAATATGCTAAAAAAATGGCATTTAATATTCTCTTATTTGTTAAAGAAAGATAAATTTCACCCAGAGTATTTGTATGAAAAATTAGTTGATTTTCAGGCTGATTTGTTGGCACTTAGCCACGATAATAGTTTTAGCGAATTTATAGCCTACGATCACAATAATCTAACTCAAACTTTTGTGCCTTTGATAAATAATCTAAGACTTTTATTCTCACATATCTTATCTCCAAAATATATAATGGCACAAATTGTTAAAAACAATCATGGCTTTTATGACTGTATTTTTGATAATCCAAGCATTATTGAAAACTCAGAAATTTATTTTGCTATTCACAGTGATACGAAAAATGAGTATCTTCTTAAAAATTTCAAAGAGCAATGCAAAATCCATACTCAATCAAATATAAAAGGCATAGTTTCTTCACAGCTAAGGGGTATAAACGTAGAGCAAATTTCTGTTGTTCCTAGTACTTTACCGAAGTTAAATGATTATATCTACTATAAGATAGACAAAAAAGATGAAATTTTTAAAAGCTTTGCAAATCAAAATGTGATTAGCGTTTATATAACGGCAAATTTACCGAATGCTGACATTAAAATGTGGGCTTTATTATAA
- the icmH gene encoding type IVB secretion system protein IcmH/DotU: MNENQNETSVLSQTNLLGLGTNLALDHVLPLLLLANRVSKLQNFSQSEMANLREKLINDILSTTSKISNLGIYEEDDIIRLRYCLCVFIDESLLKNEIFMNSFWANNTLTTRFFNENLGGNKFFGIMDKWFENVGKNKDFLEFIYACLVLGYKGKYETQEDCNEKISYLCENIAAAVSPLIKADENVFEKSYLKQTKKSFLEVFSLKRLKFYFILLAIAMVAAAFLYSTYSMDQNNIRNDSVLNNKIENFMDNK, translated from the coding sequence ATGAACGAAAATCAAAATGAAACCTCAGTTTTAAGTCAAACAAATCTTTTGGGTCTTGGCACAAATCTTGCACTAGATCACGTGTTGCCACTACTTCTTTTGGCAAATAGGGTTTCAAAATTACAAAATTTTTCACAAAGTGAAATGGCAAATTTACGTGAAAAATTGATAAACGATATCTTAAGCACTACTTCAAAGATATCAAATCTAGGCATTTACGAGGAAGACGATATTATTAGACTTAGATATTGCCTTTGTGTTTTTATAGATGAGAGCTTGCTAAAAAATGAAATTTTTATGAACAGCTTTTGGGCTAATAATACACTGACAACAAGATTTTTTAATGAAAATCTAGGCGGAAATAAATTCTTTGGCATTATGGATAAGTGGTTTGAAAATGTTGGCAAAAATAAAGATTTCTTGGAATTTATATATGCTTGTTTGGTGCTTGGCTATAAAGGAAAATATGAAACCCAAGAAGATTGCAATGAAAAAATTTCTTATCTTTGTGAAAATATAGCTGCAGCTGTTTCTCCGCTTATAAAGGCTGATGAAAATGTATTTGAAAAGAGCTACTTAAAACAGACAAAGAAAAGCTTTCTTGAGGTATTTTCGCTAAAGCGTTTAAAATTTTATTTCATTTTGCTAGCCATTGCTATGGTCGCAGCTGCATTTTTATATAGTACATATTCTATGGATCAAAACAATATCAGAAATGATAGTGTTCTAAATAATAAGATAGAGAATTTTATGGATAATAAGTAA
- a CDS encoding type VI secretion system domain-containing protein gives MQDNFCNKFNEDFLENELYISLTDEMSKYKTLMHDSIKWDYVFSSSLKALSEFSLDTKLLNFLAISAINLNDKEAFKTLIKAFAFFLSILKKEPNLLAKNEKQLPAKKKIIAQTIELFTQANDKALDQADAKAFNDLVPELSQELGTHFDTLYIEEKKEEILKAKEPKVITKTEPTYHQSVSFSGNDISTFNDREFREYFINLSLMLLKSDIKNFNAYALIFEAMWGRIKALPSSSDQITQIRYPDENLIMLFKKSNELNLDNLEKFIRNLALNPFWIEGIKIFCEFLNSTGLARQSDLVCDMVLNFIDKFPDIKKLKFQSGEAFFSEDVNKFFIKSNSLEFTSSSDSKKDMSFEDLIKELDKSKHASSAQSELNFMLELSKIFTAQGMNNNAKATYAQIVNFIENTELKDYLSDIYIKAKTFV, from the coding sequence GTGCAAGATAATTTTTGTAATAAATTTAATGAAGATTTTTTAGAGAATGAGCTTTATATTAGTTTAACTGATGAAATGTCAAAGTATAAAACTTTGATGCATGATAGCATAAAGTGGGATTACGTATTTAGCTCATCTTTAAAGGCATTAAGTGAATTTAGTCTTGACACCAAGCTTTTAAATTTTTTAGCGATTTCTGCTATAAATTTAAACGACAAAGAGGCTTTTAAGACACTTATAAAAGCCTTTGCCTTTTTTCTATCTATTTTGAAAAAAGAGCCAAATTTACTTGCAAAAAATGAAAAACAACTACCTGCTAAAAAAAAGATAATAGCTCAAACAATAGAGCTTTTTACGCAAGCTAATGATAAAGCTTTGGATCAAGCTGACGCAAAAGCCTTTAATGATCTTGTGCCTGAGCTTTCGCAAGAGCTTGGTACACATTTTGATACGCTTTATATAGAAGAAAAAAAAGAAGAAATTTTAAAAGCTAAAGAGCCAAAAGTAATTACTAAAACTGAGCCAACTTACCATCAAAGCGTTTCATTTAGCGGCAATGACATTAGTACATTTAATGATAGAGAATTTAGAGAATATTTTATAAATTTATCACTAATGCTTTTAAAGAGTGATATTAAAAATTTTAACGCTTATGCTTTAATTTTTGAAGCAATGTGGGGCAGAATAAAGGCACTTCCATCAAGTAGCGATCAAATAACGCAGATACGTTATCCTGATGAAAATCTGATTATGCTTTTTAAAAAAAGTAACGAACTAAATCTTGATAATTTAGAAAAATTTATAAGAAATTTAGCACTTAATCCATTTTGGATAGAAGGCATTAAAATATTTTGCGAATTTTTAAATAGCACTGGACTTGCAAGGCAAAGCGATCTTGTTTGTGATATGGTTTTAAATTTTATTGATAAATTTCCAGATATAAAAAAGCTCAAATTTCAAAGCGGAGAAGCTTTTTTTAGTGAAGATGTAAATAAATTTTTTATTAAAAGCAACTCTTTGGAATTTACTTCCAGCAGTGATAGTAAAAAAGATATGAGTTTTGAAGATCTAATAAAAGAACTAGATAAAAGTAAGCATGCTTCAAGTGCTCAAAGTGAGCTTAATTTTATGCTTGAATTATCAAAAATTTTTACTGCACAAGGCATGAATAATAATGCAAAAGCTACCTATGCACAAATAGTTAATTTTATAGAAAACACCGAGCTTAAAGATTATTTATCAGACATATATATAAAGGCAAAAACATTTGTGTGA
- the tssB gene encoding type VI secretion system contractile sheath small subunit produces the protein MADNLIPPKERINIVYKTKTNDQEADVELPLKLMVVANLTGENQTPLEDREVISINKINFDQVMKSLDIHTNFSVKNKLNSNNEDLNIDLDFESIHDFNPDNIINQIPELKKLLQLRKALVALKGPMGNMPDFRKAVLEAIKDEDSRKQLLLEIKDEQDKE, from the coding sequence ATGGCAGATAATCTAATCCCACCAAAAGAACGCATAAATATAGTTTATAAAACTAAGACAAATGACCAAGAGGCTGATGTAGAGCTTCCATTAAAACTTATGGTAGTTGCAAATTTAACTGGTGAAAACCAAACTCCACTTGAAGATCGTGAAGTGATTTCTATCAATAAAATAAATTTTGATCAGGTTATGAAAAGCTTAGATATTCATACAAATTTCTCTGTAAAAAATAAGCTAAATTCTAACAATGAAGATTTAAATATTGACCTTGATTTTGAGAGCATCCATGATTTTAATCCAGACAATATTATAAATCAAATCCCTGAGCTAAAAAAACTTTTACAGCTTAGAAAAGCTTTAGTTGCACTAAAAGGTCCTATGGGCAATATGCCTGATTTTAGAAAAGCGGTTTTAGAAGCTATAAAAGATGAAGATAGTAGAAAACAACTTCTTTTAGAGATTAAAGACGAACAAGATAAGGAATAA
- the tssC gene encoding type VI secretion system contractile sheath large subunit, producing the protein MSETKVKTPIIESIMQRSKYSKDDESYSVVKQGVAEFISNIITTNNAEDKINKLALDEMIAHIDTLLSAQMDEILHNKSFQELESTWRGIRFLVERTNFNENVKIDLLDATKEEILDDFENNLDITQSTLYKQIYSAEYGQFGGEPVGAIVADYELDKSNQDMTFLNKMSSIAAMSHSPLLTSLSAKFFGLDNFGELENIKDLKSMLEGPQYTRWRTFRENEDAKYTGCMVNRFLTRSPYVPEDNPIKSFNYRETVNNHDDMLWGNGAYAFATRLTDSFADYRWCGNIIGPKGGGAVKDLPTYTYENYGSVQTKIPTEVLITDRREFELSENGFIALTLRRDSNNAAFFSANSALKPKIFPNTPEGKAAETNFRLGTQLPYVFLISRLAHYLKVLQREEIGTWKERSDVERGLNEWLRQYISDQENPPADVRSRRPFRSAKVIVSDIAGEPGWYKIELLARPHFKFMGANFELSLVGKLDKE; encoded by the coding sequence ATGTCTGAAACTAAAGTTAAAACTCCTATCATTGAAAGCATAATGCAAAGGAGCAAATATTCAAAAGATGACGAGAGCTATAGTGTTGTAAAGCAAGGAGTTGCTGAGTTTATTTCAAACATAATAACAACAAATAATGCTGAAGATAAAATAAACAAGCTCGCACTTGATGAGATGATAGCTCACATCGATACCCTTTTATCTGCTCAAATGGATGAAATTTTGCACAATAAATCTTTTCAAGAGCTAGAATCAACTTGGCGTGGAATTAGATTTTTGGTTGAGAGAACAAATTTTAATGAAAATGTAAAAATTGATCTTTTAGATGCTACAAAAGAAGAAATTTTAGATGATTTTGAAAACAACCTAGATATAACTCAAAGTACACTTTATAAACAAATTTATTCAGCCGAATATGGACAATTTGGTGGTGAACCAGTTGGTGCGATAGTGGCTGATTATGAGCTAGATAAATCAAATCAAGATATGACTTTTTTAAATAAAATGTCATCAATTGCTGCAATGAGCCATTCACCGCTTCTCACATCTCTTTCTGCTAAATTTTTCGGACTTGATAATTTTGGTGAGCTTGAAAACATAAAAGATCTAAAAAGCATGCTAGAAGGCCCACAATATACAAGATGGAGAACTTTTAGAGAAAATGAAGATGCAAAATACACAGGTTGTATGGTAAATAGATTTCTTACAAGATCTCCTTATGTGCCAGAAGATAACCCTATAAAGAGCTTTAATTATAGGGAAACTGTAAATAATCACGATGATATGCTTTGGGGCAATGGGGCTTATGCGTTTGCTACAAGGCTTACAGATAGTTTTGCTGATTATAGATGGTGCGGCAATATAATTGGGCCAAAAGGTGGCGGTGCTGTAAAGGATCTTCCAACTTATACTTATGAAAATTATGGAAGCGTTCAAACAAAAATTCCAACCGAAGTTTTGATCACAGATAGAAGAGAATTTGAACTTTCAGAAAATGGATTTATCGCTCTTACTTTAAGAAGAGATAGCAATAACGCTGCATTTTTCTCTGCCAACTCTGCACTAAAGCCTAAAATTTTCCCAAATACCCCAGAAGGTAAAGCTGCTGAGACAAATTTCAGGCTCGGAACTCAACTACCTTATGTATTCTTAATCTCTCGTTTGGCTCATTATCTAAAAGTGCTTCAAAGAGAAGAGATAGGCACATGGAAAGAGCGTAGTGATGTTGAGCGCGGCTTAAATGAATGGCTAAGACAATACATCTCAGATCAGGAAAACCCACCAGCAGATGTTAGAAGTAGAAGGCCATTTAGAAGTGCAAAGGTTATCGTTAGCGATATAGCTGGCGAGCCTGGTTGGTACAAAATAGAGCTTTTAGCTAGACCTCACTTTAAATTTATGGGAGCAAATTTCGAGCTTTCTTTGGTCGGAAAACTAGA